In one Sporomusa sphaeroides DSM 2875 genomic region, the following are encoded:
- a CDS encoding LCP family protein → MNEADNRTKQRRRKIRWDRILILLVLLLLAVVAIAGATVYAYLSMARVPAVTPVVKSTERPPETLKNRVNILLLGLDDQDHENPYDKARRSDTMMVASLNPDDGTINLLSLPRDTKVNIPGRKGYDKLNHAYAYGGAELARSTVEQFLHIPVNYYVVIDWQAFIKVIDILGGVDLYVEHDMHYRDPYADLTIDIDKGYQHLDGEMAGQYVRFRSDELGDIGRVQRQQRFVKALAKETMQVGTLLKVPALVSTLNQYVDTDMSVMTMAKVANSLKSFDSNNFNAEMLPGDFATIEGLSYWVPNTEQTTQVIEKMFFSKKAADGISRDGSSPASTRNN, encoded by the coding sequence ATGAATGAAGCAGACAATAGAACAAAGCAGCGGCGACGCAAAATTCGCTGGGATCGCATTCTTATTCTGCTGGTGCTGCTGCTGCTGGCGGTAGTGGCTATTGCGGGAGCCACTGTTTATGCATACCTTAGTATGGCTCGTGTACCGGCAGTAACGCCGGTGGTAAAGTCTACCGAACGTCCGCCGGAAACACTTAAGAACAGAGTCAATATCCTACTCCTAGGTCTTGATGATCAAGATCATGAAAACCCTTATGATAAGGCCAGACGATCAGATACCATGATGGTTGCCAGCCTTAATCCGGATGATGGCACAATCAATTTGTTGTCCCTGCCGCGTGACACTAAGGTGAACATCCCCGGACGCAAGGGCTATGACAAGCTTAACCATGCTTACGCTTATGGCGGCGCTGAACTTGCCCGCAGCACCGTGGAGCAGTTTTTGCATATTCCGGTTAATTATTATGTAGTAATTGACTGGCAGGCATTTATCAAAGTCATTGATATTTTAGGTGGTGTGGATCTTTACGTCGAGCATGATATGCACTATCGTGACCCTTATGCTGATCTTACGATAGATATTGATAAAGGCTATCAGCATTTAGATGGTGAAATGGCGGGGCAATATGTTCGATTCCGCAGTGATGAACTTGGTGATATTGGCCGGGTGCAGCGACAGCAGCGTTTTGTAAAAGCCCTGGCTAAAGAGACCATGCAGGTGGGCACTCTCTTAAAGGTACCCGCACTTGTCAGTACCCTTAATCAATATGTTGATACCGATATGTCGGTGATGACTATGGCCAAAGTAGCCAATAGTCTCAAAAGCTTTGACTCAAATAATTTTAATGCGGAAATGCTGCCAGGTGATTTTGCCACCATCGAAGGCTTGAGCTATTGGGTGCCGAATACCGAGCAGACAACACAGGTAATAGAAAAAATGTTTTTTTCTAAAAAGGCAGCCGATGGCATATCCAGGGATGGTTCAAGTCCGGCCAGCACCAGAAACAACTAA
- the rsfS gene encoding ribosome silencing factor, with product MIDNHNLAELVAKAASDKKARDIIIMDLLGISPVTDSFVICSANSTTQVQAIADNIVEQMEEQGIRLLRKEGYREARWVLLDYGSCVAHIFVEDDRVFYNLERLWSDAKQMSYQG from the coding sequence ATGATTGATAATCATAATTTAGCTGAATTAGTGGCCAAAGCTGCCAGCGACAAAAAAGCGCGTGACATCATTATTATGGATTTGCTGGGAATATCACCAGTTACTGACTCCTTTGTCATTTGCAGCGCTAATTCAACTACCCAAGTACAAGCCATTGCCGATAACATTGTGGAACAGATGGAAGAACAAGGCATTAGGCTGTTGCGTAAAGAAGGATACCGGGAAGCGCGATGGGTGCTACTCGATTATGGCAGTTGTGTGGCCCATATTTTTGTGGAAGATGACCGTGTATTTTACAATCTCGAGCGGTTGTGGAGCGATGCCAAACAAATGTCTTACCAAGGTTAG
- a CDS encoding IS110 family transposase: MICVGIDVAKDKHDCFIISSEGKVLANVFTIQNSMEGFGYLLEKIRACSLPLDKIKVGLEATGHYSYNILGFLLDNGLDTYVINPLHTNLYRKSLTLRKTKTDRVDARTIAAMLMSDVGLKPYTDTAYHNEELKSLTRYRFDKVKVRAKLKSSIARLVCILFPELEKLVSSLHMASVYALLDEFPGAKQIAAAHLTRLTHLLAESSKGRYGRDKAIEIREAARQSIGSVTTAKSLELRHTIRLIRELDAEIAEIEQVIQRIMDKMLSPITTIPGIGYRMGAMILSEVGDFSRFDSPDKILAYAGLSPSTYQSGQLKNCYAHMEKRGSRYLRYAIFNATKFVCLWDPVFAAYLARKRAEGKHYNVAISHAAKKLVRLIYALVKSGEPYRLAA; encoded by the coding sequence ATGATTTGTGTCGGGATTGATGTCGCTAAGGATAAACACGACTGCTTCATCATCAGTTCGGAGGGTAAAGTCCTTGCAAATGTGTTCACCATCCAAAACAGCATGGAAGGATTTGGCTACCTGTTGGAAAAAATCCGTGCCTGTTCTTTGCCCCTGGACAAAATAAAGGTAGGGCTTGAGGCTACCGGACACTACAGCTACAACATTCTCGGGTTTCTCCTTGACAATGGTCTGGACACCTATGTCATTAACCCCTTGCACACCAATCTTTACCGGAAAAGCCTCACCCTGCGAAAGACGAAGACTGACCGTGTCGATGCGCGAACAATTGCGGCTATGCTCATGTCTGATGTGGGCCTCAAGCCCTACACAGACACAGCTTACCACAATGAGGAGCTAAAGTCACTCACCAGATACCGGTTCGACAAGGTGAAGGTACGCGCTAAGCTGAAGTCCTCAATTGCCAGGCTGGTATGCATCCTGTTCCCGGAGCTGGAAAAGCTGGTATCGTCACTCCATATGGCCTCTGTTTACGCCTTGCTCGATGAGTTCCCGGGGGCTAAGCAGATTGCAGCGGCACATCTGACGCGGCTCACCCATTTGCTTGCCGAATCCTCCAAAGGCCGTTACGGACGGGACAAAGCCATAGAGATACGTGAAGCCGCCAGGCAATCGATTGGCTCTGTGACGACCGCGAAATCACTGGAACTGCGGCATACCATCCGGCTCATCCGTGAACTCGATGCCGAGATTGCGGAAATTGAACAGGTCATCCAACGCATCATGGACAAGATGCTTTCGCCTATTACCACGATTCCCGGCATTGGCTACAGGATGGGGGCTATGATTCTGTCTGAGGTGGGTGACTTTTCACGCTTTGATTCCCCTGACAAGATTTTGGCCTATGCCGGCCTGTCGCCCTCTACCTACCAATCCGGGCAGCTTAAAAATTGCTATGCCCATATGGAGAAGCGCGGCTCCAGATACCTACGCTATGCCATCTTCAATGCCACAAAATTTGTTTGCCTTTGGGACCCTGTCTTTGCCGCTTACCTCGCCAGGAAACGCGCCGAGGGAAAGCATTACAATGTGGCCATCTCTCATGCTGCCAAGAAGCTGGTGCGGCTCATTTATGCTCTGGTGAAATCCGGCGAGCCTTATCGTCTGGCAGCCTGA
- the yqeK gene encoding bis(5'-nucleosyl)-tetraphosphatase (symmetrical) YqeK has product MEYNQAMDKLSQVLSAKRFQHSLGVSQTAGELAGRFGVDVQTARLAGLLHDCARNISSDSLLQKAEAFAIVMNDVERCQPVLLHAPVGAFLANTEYGVDDPDILAAIRLHTTGGRTMSTLAKIIYLADCIEPGRKFPGVDKLRRLADADLNAALLAAFDQSLYYVIEQGLLIHPATIEGRNYLLQR; this is encoded by the coding sequence ATGGAGTATAACCAGGCTATGGACAAGCTGTCACAAGTATTGTCTGCCAAACGCTTTCAACATTCATTGGGAGTAAGTCAGACTGCCGGTGAACTTGCCGGCAGATTTGGCGTAGATGTACAAACAGCCCGCCTGGCCGGGCTGTTGCATGACTGTGCCCGCAACATTTCCAGCGATAGCCTATTGCAAAAGGCAGAAGCTTTTGCTATAGTGATGAATGATGTCGAACGTTGCCAACCCGTGTTATTGCACGCGCCGGTCGGCGCGTTTCTGGCCAACACGGAATATGGGGTCGATGATCCTGATATTCTGGCTGCCATTAGGCTTCATACTACTGGCGGGCGTACTATGTCAACCTTGGCAAAAATCATTTATCTGGCTGATTGTATAGAACCGGGCAGGAAGTTTCCCGGGGTAGACAAGCTTCGCCGTTTAGCTGACGCCGATCTTAATGCGGCTTTGCTTGCCGCCTTTGATCAGTCCCTTTACTATGTTATTGAGCAAGGCTTGCTTATACATCCGGCCACAATAGAAGGCCGTAATTATTTATTACAAAGATAA
- the nadD gene encoding nicotinate-nucleotide adenylyltransferase gives MVCATAKVGIMGGTFDPIHVGHLVTAEAVRIEYNLDKVLFIPASNPPHKQESLVTPAIHRYIMTVMATYSNPHFFVSGIELERSGPSYTVDTVRALIDCYGASTEFYFITGADAVKDLPTWRHIDQLLDLCFFVAATRPGCISYIDQVIKQFGAKGRRSIQRLATPELEISSTDIRERVKKGRSIKYIVPESVEAYIYKEGLYR, from the coding sequence ATGGTGTGCGCAACAGCTAAAGTAGGTATTATGGGTGGGACCTTTGACCCTATTCATGTCGGTCATTTAGTAACGGCGGAAGCTGTCCGTATTGAATACAACCTGGATAAAGTCTTATTTATTCCTGCCAGCAATCCGCCGCATAAACAAGAATCACTGGTTACGCCAGCCATCCACCGTTATATTATGACAGTGATGGCTACTTATTCTAATCCCCATTTTTTTGTGTCAGGCATTGAACTTGAGCGTTCCGGTCCCTCCTATACGGTTGATACTGTCAGAGCATTAATTGATTGCTATGGTGCCAGTACCGAATTTTATTTTATTACCGGTGCCGACGCGGTAAAAGATTTGCCCACATGGCGGCATATCGACCAGCTTCTGGATTTATGTTTCTTTGTGGCCGCTACCCGGCCGGGCTGCATCAGTTATATTGATCAGGTAATAAAACAGTTTGGCGCCAAAGGACGCCGCAGCATTCAGCGGCTGGCCACACCGGAGCTTGAAATATCTTCAACCGATATTCGTGAACGGGTGAAGAAGGGGCGGTCGATTAAATATATCGTGCCGGAAAGTGTGGAAGCTTACATCTACAAGGAAGGCTTGTACCGATAG
- a CDS encoding RNA recognition motif domain-containing protein, with the protein MAKTLYVGNLPWTTTDTELADTFRPHGSVISSRIITDKETGRSRGFGFVEVEDADADKMIEAMNGSQVGGRQIVVNEAKPRQG; encoded by the coding sequence TTGGCAAAAACACTTTATGTCGGCAATCTGCCCTGGACTACTACAGACACAGAGCTTGCAGATACTTTCCGCCCACATGGTTCTGTAATTTCGAGCAGAATCATCACGGATAAGGAAACAGGACGTTCCCGTGGGTTTGGGTTTGTAGAAGTAGAGGACGCTGATGCCGACAAAATGATCGAGGCTATGAATGGTTCTCAAGTCGGCGGCCGGCAAATCGTTGTCAATGAAGCTAAGCCACGGCAAGGGTAA
- a CDS encoding glutamate-5-semialdehyde dehydrogenase, whose translation MDYITELTEKGGKAKLAARKLATLSTAVKNQALLAMAAALADNQAVIIAANAKDIAQARENGMAKPLVDRLMLDETRIKAIADGLRQIAALPDPVGESISGWLRPNGLKVTKMRVPLGVIGIIYEARPNVTVDAAGLCLKAGNAVILRGGSEAIHSNTAIASILANAAQAAGVPAGAIQLIETTDRLAVTAMLKLNQYLDVIIPRGGAGLIKTVVENSTVPVIETGTGVCHTFVDAAADLTMAQDIAFNAKVSRPGVCNAMETLLVHEKIAPQFLPAMLERYIQAGVEIRGCTQTMTYHTAVKPATEADWAAEFLDLILAVRVVGSLDMALDHIAAYSTRHSEAIVTCDYDNANRFQQEVDAAAVYVNASTRFTDGFEFGFGAEIGISTQKLHARGPMGLPELTSIKYIVNGNGQIR comes from the coding sequence ATGGATTACATAACTGAACTCACCGAAAAAGGCGGCAAAGCTAAGCTCGCAGCCCGCAAACTGGCGACATTATCTACTGCGGTGAAAAACCAGGCACTCTTGGCGATGGCAGCAGCGTTGGCAGACAATCAGGCAGTAATTATTGCCGCCAATGCCAAAGATATTGCGCAAGCAAGGGAAAATGGCATGGCTAAACCCCTCGTTGACCGGCTGATGCTTGATGAAACCAGAATCAAAGCCATAGCTGACGGCTTACGGCAAATTGCGGCACTGCCAGACCCTGTCGGGGAGAGTATCAGCGGCTGGCTGCGGCCTAATGGCCTTAAGGTCACAAAAATGAGGGTGCCATTAGGGGTTATTGGTATTATTTATGAAGCCCGCCCCAATGTTACGGTAGATGCTGCCGGACTTTGCCTAAAAGCCGGTAATGCCGTTATTTTGCGCGGCGGCTCGGAAGCCATCCATTCGAATACTGCTATTGCGTCCATCCTGGCCAATGCCGCGCAGGCGGCCGGCGTACCGGCAGGAGCCATTCAGCTTATCGAGACCACTGACCGTTTGGCTGTCACTGCCATGCTTAAGCTTAATCAATATTTGGATGTAATTATCCCCAGAGGCGGGGCCGGGCTGATTAAGACTGTTGTTGAAAACAGCACGGTACCTGTTATTGAAACAGGTACAGGTGTCTGTCATACCTTTGTCGATGCTGCGGCTGATCTTACCATGGCTCAGGACATTGCCTTCAATGCCAAGGTTTCGCGACCGGGCGTGTGTAATGCCATGGAGACTTTGCTGGTTCATGAAAAAATCGCGCCTCAGTTCCTGCCTGCCATGCTGGAACGGTATATCCAAGCCGGTGTTGAAATAAGGGGCTGCACCCAGACTATGACATATCATACCGCTGTTAAGCCAGCGACAGAAGCAGACTGGGCGGCCGAATTTCTGGATCTTATTCTGGCAGTACGGGTAGTCGGCAGTTTGGATATGGCGCTGGATCATATTGCAGCATACAGCACGCGGCACTCGGAAGCCATTGTCACCTGCGACTATGACAATGCTAACCGCTTCCAGCAGGAGGTCGATGCTGCTGCCGTATATGTTAACGCCTCAACCCGGTTTACCGATGGTTTTGAGTTTGGGTTTGGCGCTGAAATCGGCATAAGTACTCAGAAGCTTCACGCCAGAGGGCCGATGGGGCTGCCGGAGTTGACCAGCATTAAATATATAGTAAACGGCAATGGGCAAATACGATAG
- a CDS encoding CvfB family protein produces MDRNKHAFRPGDVVELAVVRKSDLGVFLDAGTGNTSDDILLHNAQQTEPVAVGQTVKVYLYTDPKGRLTASMRLPQMREGQVARVEVINTTRDGTFVNIGAERGVFMPHAGRRGLPRRGEKVWVKLYRDKSGRPAVTMEVEDELRQASRPAEGVKVGDMVTGSVYNYNEQGAFLFTKDRFIAFLHNDEMTERPRVGAELDTRVTYIREDGRINVSMRPAKENAMDEDTAKILQVLRSRGGQMPYSDNSPPEIIKEKFNISKAAFKRAMGRLLKDRLIEQKEGWTYLINNEGGE; encoded by the coding sequence ATGGATAGAAATAAACATGCATTCAGGCCTGGTGATGTAGTAGAGCTGGCAGTGGTACGGAAAAGTGACTTAGGCGTATTTTTAGACGCCGGTACAGGCAATACCAGTGATGATATTTTGCTGCATAATGCCCAACAGACAGAACCTGTTGCCGTAGGACAAACTGTTAAGGTATACCTCTATACAGATCCCAAAGGCAGGCTGACGGCCAGTATGCGCCTGCCGCAAATGCGGGAAGGCCAGGTCGCCAGAGTGGAAGTTATTAACACGACCCGTGACGGCACTTTTGTCAACATTGGCGCTGAGCGAGGTGTATTCATGCCGCATGCCGGCAGGCGGGGCCTGCCGCGCCGCGGTGAAAAAGTGTGGGTCAAGCTGTATCGCGATAAGTCCGGCCGTCCGGCTGTTACTATGGAGGTGGAAGACGAACTCAGACAGGCTTCCCGGCCGGCTGAAGGCGTTAAAGTCGGTGATATGGTAACCGGGTCGGTATACAATTATAATGAGCAGGGCGCCTTTCTTTTTACTAAAGACCGGTTTATTGCCTTCCTGCACAATGATGAGATGACAGAACGGCCCCGGGTAGGTGCTGAACTTGACACCCGGGTTACTTATATCAGAGAAGACGGCCGCATCAATGTATCCATGCGTCCGGCCAAAGAAAATGCCATGGACGAGGATACCGCCAAAATACTGCAGGTGCTTCGCAGCAGGGGCGGCCAGATGCCTTATAGTGATAATTCACCGCCGGAGATCATTAAGGAAAAATTTAATATAAGTAAGGCGGCCTTTAAACGTGCGATGGGTCGTTTGCTCAAAGACCGGCTTATTGAACAGAAAGAGGGCTGGACTTACTTAATAAATAATGAAGGTGGCGAATAG